CCTGCCCCAGCTCCTGCTCCTGCCCCTGGTGGGAGATAAGACACCAGCTAAACCAGTGCAAGTGTCTGATTGAGTTGATACTCTTGTTATCggtatctttaaaaaaataataatacccTAAATAAACTTTGCATTGAATCATACACTTGTGTTTGTCTTGTGCTTTATAATTAAGATGTATGTACACAGAAAGTGTGCTTGTTACGACTGCTTTCATATATGAGAGCAATCAAAAGTGTCAAATATATTCTAAATTATGTTACATCAATACATCAGGAAATGGAGATAAGTAgttgagtcactgaatcattcattcaacaaattttttcaaaaaccaTGAACTCAGTTCACTTATGAATGAAACAAGTGTCTTTATGATGGCTGATTTGTGATATTTCATTTTAGGAGTGGGCGATATACTGGTAGACACGATTAGGCAGTAGACATTTGTCAGCTGGTAGAGTTTTTTAACTATCTCTATAGCATTACAGGTTCATGTTGCTGTGCTAGGCGATCATGAAAACTTattgtttgcatgcatttgtaagcACTGCGGTTTAAAAATGAGTGATTTTGAGCTATTAAAAGCAATCCGGAGCGATAGAGAACTCACTGAGCGCTGTCAGAGAGTGCAGGAGTATGGAAGTTATTTTTGCCACTTTATGGACACTGAacggttaaatacacacactggTATGTGACAAAATGCCAGTTTTTGCAAATATCCccgtaaacacagtaatttaagtgtaaagtaaaaacaaagaGCTGAAAAAGATAACACGTGTAATAGTTTAATTGGATTCGGGCAGCTTTTAAAGTAATAGCACTCACATCGCAATGTAAGATTTTAGTCATATCGCCCACTTCTATTTCGCTTCATAACTACAAACatgaacacatttattttttcacataagTCATATCATCTTATAAGCATTATCAGCTTTTAAAAAGATACAGCACGGCAGAAAATCAGATATGTTTGGCCATTAACTATTAATTTTCCATGAAAGACTGGTAGATAGACATACTTCTCTCTTTAATATGGTTGGAggaattgttgagttaaatACACTGAATGTTATGAAGAGAATTTGATAATGTTAGATGATTGACAGCCTGGTTTAAGTGAAAAAGCAGTCTGTGGATTTCAAGAAGCAATTTTATGATTTTGTGATTGTAGGCCTAATATGTACCAAATCTCAAAATGTCCCAAAACTGTCCCACACCTCCTCCTCTTATAAGTACATACtttttcattcagaaacaattAGAACAAGCAACGATGGCGTTCCTTGTGCAACACGTCAGTAAACAGAAATTAAAGAACtaaattttagttttctatttttttaatatctgtttttgctctatCAATAAAAATAGCTCTAAACAAAGCCACAGAAGACACGTTGTTACACACAGTAGTGAAGTATTGTTCTTGAATGTTTCAGtgcttttaaacaaatctgtttGGTGAGTAATTCAATAATACTAACCCTGATTCAGGGTTGCCAACTTTTAAGTTCCGCTTGGAGtgagactttttttgttttgttttggagtgGGGAGTTGGGTTGGGGGAGGGGGTGGCGATCTTGATTACAtatctatttatttgtatatactgtacatataaggggataaaaatgcagctgaatgctttttttagcaccattttaaacttggtttaaattcagtatttgcttgcattcattgtgtgtaCTTATACGTTTATCAATAAAAAAGGATGTAAGTTACTAACTTTCTAAATTTCCCATTtcaaaatatagtgtttaataatttctaaatatttattcaaatgaaaaactcaaaaataaGTAAGCAGGTATGACCTGCAATGACTGGAAATGCAAAGCATCCTTCCGGTTAAGAGTCAGGCGTGACTTCTgcattcaggaaaaaaaaatccataattttttACCTCTAAATACTTTTGGTTGCTATCTTATATAATAATACTCATGAACACACTAAAAAATCTGATACACTGTACATTTTTCTATATGTTTAAAAGATAAAGaataacacaaacacaaatgtatgaTTCAATGATGCcaagtttctttattttaagagtATCAAGTCAATCAGACATATTCTGCAGTTTTAACTGGTGTCTTATTGCCCGGCAGGTGGAGGTACAGGGGCAGGGGCTGGTGCCGGGGCCGGGGCAGGTGCTGGTGCCGGTGCAGGAGCAGGGGCAGTGGATGCCAGCTGTGCTAAGATGAATGGCAAGAGGCTTAGGAGAGCATTGTTGTTCGGAGGCCGAGGCAGAGGCAGAGGCAGAGGCTGAGGAAAAGGCTGAGGCAGAGGTTGAGCCTGGAAAGGGGGAAAGAATGGGTAGGGACGCTGAAATGGGTTAAAGAAGCCTCCAGGTTGTATCTGTAGAAATATCAGGAGAAGAACatataagatttctatttaaaagagtctataaaaaagattttatgcAATGGCAAAAATTAAAGACAGTTCGCtaagtttttaatttcaaacttaCCTCTGAGGAACGGCTTGATGAGCGCTTGTCTCGAAGGACTTCATCCTCTGcctaaaaaggaaaataaatttGTTAGTTCGCGTCTTTATTACCATTATCACTTCAGTTCCATTGTTATAAATTATGTTACAGACTATGTGGTGGTAAAAATGTGTAGAACATCATGCACATGCAATTAAAAGAGGATGATACTCACTAAAACAACACAGGAGAGTCCAAAGACACAAGCAATGATCAGGAAAGATTTCATGATTCTCAAAAAGAGCTGCTCCGACCTAACAAAGAAAGATTTCTCATGTATAAATCACACTGAACAAAAACCTACTAAGTGaccaaaatataaatgtaagtgCTGTTAATTTAGTCTTTGCTTCTTACCTTTATTCCAAATGGATGAGAGACTTCTCAGTTTCAGGTGTAACATCAAACCAGCAGTGATATatgctttatatatacattattgaCATGCAACTGGCCAATCAGCAGAAGTaacaaaatgacatgtttaaaaaaaaaaaatgtaacacttaGTATTTAGCAAGTTGGATTTTACTCAACAATTGGGAAATAGGGAAATGAGTCACATGGATGCCTCTCTCATGGTATATTATTTGTACACACACCTAAACTGAGTTTatgcaagatgtaaacaaaacaaaagattaaGGCACACCTTAGGGCTGGGATtctttgataataaataaataccttgCTTATATCTGTGTCAAATCTTCAAAAATAGATGACATGTCACATGGAATTGGcatatttatacaaaaatcAGTGGAAATGATATTAACAATGatgacatttaaattaaacatttataggtatttaaaaaaataaacactaatgTAGACTTATCAGATGAAATATGGGGAAAATATCTTTAGGATGAAGGATGACATTGttgtctaattaaaaaaaaatatatcataaatatcTGACTTGTTGATTAAAAGTAGTCTTAAAAGCAACCTTTAAACTGgattttattcaattattttagGACATAGCACATATTCTTGTCTTGATTCCTtaagtttattatatatttaaaaatagtgttGTGTACTGTGTTAAGGTTTGAGAACATGCTTATAGAGGTAGTGATAATGTAGCAATCATAATACTGATACAATACAGAGAAAATATCTCAATAATGGTTTATTTATGTTGTGTTAACTGAAGGCAAATGTCTTCAAATGCTCATTTCAGCACATTCTAACATAAGATTTGCTAATAATGCAGTGCTTGTATAATGAGTCACAATTTAAAGATCTCTTTAAAGATCTCTTTTGTCATCatcaataataacaacaaataattcTTTTCTGGTTGCTGCCAGATTATTTCAGTCATTAAAAGCAAGTTCGGTTATGAAAGTTTGGTCATATTTTAAACCAAACCTAACATTTGGTATGCATTTTTTCACACATTCGATTTGGCTGATTCTTTACTGTTctcttttatcttattttttatataaatccagaattattaattattatgttaCATATTTTGGTTACATtgaggttcattagttaacattagttaactatgTTAACATCAActaaaattaattagttaatattaCTTTCAGCacttactaatgcattattaaaattagaagttgtgtttgttaacattgatgcactgtgaactaacatgagcaaacaatgaacaaatttatttttattaactaacagaaatgaataaatactgtaatgtactctaatgttaacaaattacactttattgtaaagtgttacctatacttttaacttttttgttactttttaattaatttgacactttatttatataaaaacacgtttattttatttccactttCTTCTGTTTGTGATTCTTGCACTTTGTGTTGCAAAGTGCTATATGAAGTCTGGCATGTGCAATTattattagtcatttttttattcataaattaaacattcttACATCCAAAATACTGAATCTCACAAAGGCAGTAAAACTGATAAAtgcaaagctgtttttatggTAACAAATGTCTGAAATACACtgagaacaacaacaaataaaccaTATATGCACAGTTTAACTCACATATAATTGTATATGTGTAGTATGTTCCAGGCTACCCAGAGAGAGttgattttctttttgtactacctttttatttttctatttcaaatgtagaCTAATATCACTGGCTATTAGAGCTCTACTAATCATAGACAGCCTCATGTAAACAGAGAATTGTCTTCATTTTTCGAAACGAAGAAACTAGTCTGAGTGTACAAGTTTTGGCACTGGGGTTGGGGCAGAGGATGGGATAGCAGGCTGTTTTGGCACAGGGACAGGGGCTGGTGCTCTATACAAAAGGGTATTCAGCAGCTCATAGAACGGGTCACGATTCTGGAAATCCTGATTTGAGAAAAAGAGACATATATGCAGTCATacaagcaataaaaaaaaaatcatcttgaattttacattacatttttttactaaCATCCCAATCCGATCTGGATGGTGGAGCCACACGCCGGTGAACTTCagcctaattaaaataaaaaaaataactatcattctcaaattatttttatgcaacCATAACTGTGTAAAATGCAAAAGTTTAGCTTTTGAAACCTACCTGGAAAGCCAGACCAAAAAGACATGCAAATAAGATCACTGTCTTCATGATTCTGTCCAAAGATTCTGCAAAGCAGCAGAAATAATATTCTTACAAAGAATGTTAACTGCTCTGATGACTAGTAATAATTTGAACAACCTGAAGACTTAAATACAGCAATAGATATCACACCCCTGTTATGTTGATGCCTAATTTGCTATCTGCTGTTGCTTAATTCAGGtgggcttaaaggagaagttcacttccagatcaaaaatttacagataatttactcacccccttgtcatccaagatgtttgtctttctttcttcagtcgataagaaattatgtttcttgaagaaaaaaatttagaaattatctctagaaattattataatggactttaattgtgccccaagtttgaacttccatgcatcttaaatgcagcttcaaatggctctaaataatctcagctgaggaatgtcttatctagcaaaacgatcagtcatttttgaaacaaattaacaatttatattgtttttaacctcaaacactcgtcttgtctaagtctgggtgaactctgtttttttttttcgtttcaatacggtcaatacaattagggtatgccaaaaaactcccatctcgttttcttccccaacttcaaaatcatcctaaattGCTGCAGAATTAcctacccagtgtttacaaagtgaacaggcaaaaaaaaaaaaaatcgcccttaacaaaaaaaaattgtaaaatgtaggacaattttgatgttgaagaaacgagatgggagttttttgacataccctaactgtattgattaCACAGACTACTCATACGcttcgcagagacgagacaagacgagcatttgtggttaaaaagtatataaattgtcaatttgtttcgaaaacaaccgatcgttttgatagataagacccttcttccttggctgggatcatttagagccatttgaagctgcatttacactgcattttaaaaagttcaaaGTTTGGGGCACTATTGAATTCCACTATATTGAGAACAATCCTAAaaggttttcctcaagaaaattaatttcatatcgactgaggaaagaaagacatgaatatcttggatgacaagggggtgaggaaGTGGAAGTGTgttgtggaagtgaacttctcctttaaggcaacAGTTAGTACAATCCCTCCTAAACATGACAAACTCCTCTGTGGCTTTCTTTAAACTGTCTGACTGATATTGCAATAGAGAAAGAATTAGAAGAAAGTCCATATACTTACATCTCTTTAAAACAAGAATTGTGTAATGTTACGAAATGCTTGTATGGACTTTGACATATGTATTTTGACCACCTTAAATGACTTCAGCTCTGTATTAGTATTTTAAGTAACAGCTTCTCTAACAATTGATTAATCCTTGTTCAAAACAAATGATCCACAACAACAGTGACAATTGCTCAACACCTACCTTTTATAAAGAGAGAAGCACAACCACTGTGACACGGCTGGAAACAGGGACAAAATTTAAGAGGGCAAAGTCTGTGACTTTGGTGACACGCTCAGTTACAGTTTAACTTGAATTTAAGTCTgacttgtatatatttattattctgtAAAAGCAATGTTGTTTCTAGTGGCATTATCATGTGTTGTGGTGGCGGCTCAAGTAAGTAGAAGCATTCTGACAGATGCTTGTCCGAATGTATACCTACAGTATAGCAGTGTATAGTGGTATTATGGTGGAGTTTCAcactgttttgcttttttttattttagtccaATGACAGAGACCACTGGGATCAAGTTAGCCCAGTGAATGGAGAGAAGTATTTCTCAGGTCCAGATGGAGGAGTAAAAGTACCTCAGACAGGGGGCAGAACTCCAGTCAGACCCAGATGGGAGCAGAATTTTGGACGTCCAGTCTTTGTAAGTCTTTCAACTTTATGCATAACTCTGAAATGATGTAAGGTGGTTTTACTTCAAACTGTGAACTGGCACTCACTACAGCCAGATCCAGTGGGCCCATTGTATCCAGATGGACGTGAGCAACACGCACAAGATCCATCTAACAGCTCTCCATTTGGACAACAACCTGCATTCCCTGGTCAAAATAAAGGAGACAGGGTGGGCAACATTTTCGatcatttttgtgatgttttcaaCCATTATGCAGTTCAATAAACATCAGTTGTATCTTTTGCTGTACACAGAGGAGCGAACAATGGCGAAAAGATGGAAAACCACAGAGGATTGGTAGAGCTGGTAGACCATTGTACAAAGTAAGTTAGactgcacattttaaaagtGCTGAAGTTCCTGGAGTTCCTTTAGAGACTTTAAGACATGAAAACAATGTGCCATTTCCCTGGGACAAACagaattacactaccagtcaagattttttatgtttttttcaaagacatctgcatgtatttgatccaaagtacagcaaatacagtcaaatttaactgtttgaatatattttaaaatgtaatttattcctgtgattcaaagctgaatttttagcatcattacgccattcgcatgatccttcagatatcattttaatattctgatttgctgctcaaaatacatttattttgcattattatgttaaagtatcattttttcagtttctttgatgaatagaagttcagaagaacagcatttatctgaaatagaaatctttcgtaGCATTagaaatgcctttatcatcacttttgatcaatttaaagcatctttgtaaataaataaaataaaagtattaactttaATTCTttcctgattaaaaaaaaaaaagaaaaaaaatactgattccaagcttttgaatggtatagtggtataatgttacaaaagcttgttattataaataaatgctgatcttggatctttctgttcaccaaagaatcctgaaaaaaaatactcagctattttaaatattgattataattCTAATGCaaatgtttcctgaacagcaaatcaccatattagaatgttATGAATATTAGAAtagaggatcatgtgacactgaagactggattaatggtgctaaaaattttgctttgatcacaggaataaataacattttaaaaatatattcaaataaaaagcagttattttaaatagtaaacatatttcacaaaattactgcttttgctgtattttggatcaaataaatgcaggcttggtgagcagaagagatttctttaaagaacattcaatatcttactgttcaaaaacttttgactggtagtgtgcattttattatttatgtggaaaaacagaatatttgatgaaatatgaaaatgaattattaatgttgttaaatCCCTTCAGCTGGATAGAATGCCAACACACCCAACCCAGGATCCAGTAGATGGGGTTAGAGAGAATCAAATGAATCCAGTCTTTGGAAAACCCCTGAGTCCCAACATGATTGTAAGTTCATATTGCTTATATTCATTGTGgaataaacagtgttttatgtTCAGTTGTTATTGGTTGTATGGATTTATGAGTTCACTATGATTCATGTTTTAGGACAACAGGCAGTTCATACCAATCTTCAAAGTAAGATGTTGATAATTcaaccaaaaaaattaaatgtcatgacctgaatgtattttaagtctCTAATCtgtgattaatatttttgttcactTGGATCAACATAGGCTGACAATGTCACTTTGCAGGTGAGTGAAACTGATGGTGCTGTTGTTTTGTACCCagaaatatatcaatatatatataatgtaatatatcaaaaagcaaaaataagtaaacaaataaatatgttctCCCTTTAACAGAATATTAGTGCTTTCCATCTAAAGGAGGTAAATTGGGgaaatttacattaattacCCTAACATGCAAGATACAAATATGCAATaaaacagaagacaaaatcTTAATTATGTTTTCCTTTTGTTTCCAGGGAGAGAATGTGTTCCTCCTACCAAAAGTAAGTGAATTAAAAAGTCCTAGTCCAAATAATACTTTGCCATTCATTTTCTATTTGcagtatttatagtatttttttcatacTTTAATTTGAAGTATTGAACAGATAATGAgagttacaatttaaatacacaaataagtaataagaaagtaaatgttttataatacacacaaaataCCTTTTTTCCATCCAGAGCAAAAGCCAGATGCAGCCAccaaaaaaggtaagaaagtcTTAGAtctaattttaataaatcactagatataataatgtttcatgtagagaaaaattataacttttatGACTTATTCATAGGCTGGAGTGAATAGGCCTCAGGAACTGGGGGTaaagttgtattttattatattgtaaagtAAGTTCCATGTGATTTCTTTGTTGTGgaattaattttctttattgtttATCACTTTTAGTATGGTTTCTCCACCTTTGGCCCTCAGGTAACAGgcacaaaataacatttaaagtacatttaaattcagtttaccAAATCAATCTCTGTAAATATACTTTCTACATCTAACAGCCTTATGTGAAGCTCATCTTCAACCCAAACGCAACGGTAAGTCATATCACCTTCATAGTCTGTGAATGACCTTGAATATCTGGACACTAAAAATAGTTTGTGGTGTATTTGCTCCCCACAGCCAAGAATCTCATTTGAATATGGCATCACACAGCTTGTAAGTAATCTGGATCATGTACTAATACCTCGTTAGTCACGTTATAGATATCTGCCAGTATCTTGAATAATTTTTCACCTAATAGCATTCTCTTTCttctttaactgtattttttcttGATCTTTTAAAATGTCCCGGTTGTCTTTGCAGCTCCCTGCATTCATGAAGGTCAGTATTTTGGTTCCTGAGTTAAGAGTGACTGTTGGTTTTGAAGTATTTGACTATACATTTTAGATTCtcttactatatttatttatttatttattcaacattGCTTTTGACTATGATTCTCTAGGCGGAGTGATCATGGAACAAACTGGGAAAGAGCCATGCACAATAATCACACTGGTAGGGCAGATTGCTGTACCTAAAATCAGTTtgattaaaaacttaattttgtctttaaataatctctttttctctttccacAGGTGAACATCCAGCTATTACATAATTCAGCAATAGAAGTTAAACGCATAACATagatattattgttattattttattgttagttcatgtagATTTATGGTTGTTCGCTCTTAGTTTGCTGAATTTTCTTCTTTAATCATTACTGTTGAGAATctgttcaataaatatttcagcatCAACACTGTTGACTTTGATCATTTTGCCACTGAAGTTTCAGTAGgagtacaaaaatatattttcaacatGAAAAATTTGCATTAGGCAAAATTAATAGagcatcttttatttatttggtaacaTGTGTATTTCCaagttgaataaaaatgtgttctgtGAGGGGCCTCCATAGTGGGATATCTGGAAAATCAGCAACAAATGCACATTCTGATCAATTAATTGGTATGATATCCtattataatatacaatttAGAAAACTTTTAATACCTTTTTAATTATGAAATCTTCTGAGCCTATGGCTCAAACAATGGAAACCCTGGATGCCCCTGTCAGAGACAGCATTGGTTAATAAACAGTCTACAAATTCTACAGCAGTTATTCAGCCCATCCATgttttgtcatgtttggttattaacaacatgttaacaagaGAGAACTTCTGAAAAAACCTCGCCAGTTCCAGGACCGGGCCGATCACCACGATAATCAGGAGCAGATGTTACCTTCCCCCTgttctgaaaaatgtaaaaaactgtctttaaaatgtaagaaatcaCAAATACAAGCCCCTTAAGACTACATCAGAGTAATGCAATTAATTTAATCAACTGTaacatataatattacatatttatttattgttaattaaaataattatgtattaaaggagtagttcacttctaaaacaaagattcacatataatgtagtcagcccccgtcatccaagatgttcatgtctttctttcttcagtcgtaaagaaattatgtttttttaaagaaaacatttcagcatttttctccatataatggactgaacATCCAAAAGGCAATTTAAATGTgccttcaaacgatcccaaatgcagttgtaaagctgaagaagaagggtcttatctagcgaaacgatctgtta
This genomic window from Labeo rohita strain BAU-BD-2019 chromosome 1, IGBB_LRoh.1.0, whole genome shotgun sequence contains:
- the si:dkey-22i16.7 gene encoding uncharacterized protein si:dkey-22i16.7; its protein translation is MKSFLIIACVFGLSCVVLAEDEVLRDKRSSSRSSEIQPGGFFNPFQRPYPFFPPFQAQPLPQPFPQPLPLPLPRPPNNNALLSLLPFILAQLASTAPAPAPAPAPAPAPAPAPAPVPPPAGQ
- the LOC127172206 gene encoding uncharacterized protein LOC127172206 isoform X2 yields the protein MNILDDKGVRKWKCVVEVNFSFKATSNDRDHWDQVSPVNGEKYFSGPDGGVKVPQTGGRTPVRPRWEQNFGRPVFPDPVGPLYPDGREQHAQDPSNSSPFGQQPAFPGQNKGDRRSEQWRKDGKPQRIGRAGRPLYKLDRMPTHPTQDPVDGVRENQMNPVFGKPLSPNMIDNRQFIPIFKADNVTLQGENVFLLPKSKSQMQPPKKAGVNRPQELGYGFSTFGPQPYVKLIFNPNATPRISFEYGITQLLPAFMKAE
- the LOC127172206 gene encoding uncharacterized protein LOC127172206 isoform X1 — protein: MNILDDKGVRKWKCVVEVNFSFKATSNDRDHWDQVSPVNGEKYFSGPDGGVKVPQTGGRTPVRPRWEQNFGRPVFPDPVGPLYPDGREQHAQDPSNSSPFGQQPAFPGQNKGDRRSEQWRKDGKPQRIGRAGRPLYKLDRMPTHPTQDPVDGVRENQMNPVFGKPLSPNMIDNRQFIPIFKADNVTLQNISAFHLKEGENVFLLPKSKSQMQPPKKAGVNRPQELGYGFSTFGPQPYVKLIFNPNATPRISFEYGITQLLPAFMKAE
- the LOC127172206 gene encoding uncharacterized protein LOC127172206 isoform X3, whose amino-acid sequence is MLFLVALSCVVVAAQSNDRDHWDQVSPVNGEKYFSGPDGGVKVPQTGGRTPVRPRWEQNFGRPVFPDPVGPLYPDGREQHAQDPSNSSPFGQQPAFPGQNKGDRRSEQWRKDGKPQRIGRAGRPLYKLDRMPTHPTQDPVDGVRENQMNPVFGKPLSPNMIDNRQFIPIFKADNVTLQNISAFHLKEGENVFLLPKSKSQMQPPKKAGVNRPQELGYGFSTFGPQPYVKLIFNPNATPRISFEYGITQLLPAFMKAE